A section of the Mesorhizobium loti genome encodes:
- a CDS encoding SDR family NAD(P)-dependent oxidoreductase — MKRHQGRRILVTGAATGIGLATARFLAAEGARLYLVDLPGSSLEESTLALRGQGEVALLHLSVTDEAAVQEAVGDMVARYGGIDAVVNSAGVVAVEPALEASLETFRRVVDINLTGTWIVCQAVARQMADNGGGAIVNISSVYGFQGAPKRTAYCASKGAVIALTDSLAVEWGPFNIRVNSVVPTGTRTTMVQDLIDRGIYNVDAVSRRTPLRRLAEPEEVAAACGFLISSEAGMVTGHHLRVDGGWLANGYLM, encoded by the coding sequence ATGAAACGGCATCAAGGCAGACGTATTCTGGTTACCGGCGCGGCCACCGGGATCGGCCTTGCGACGGCGCGCTTTCTTGCCGCGGAAGGGGCTAGGCTCTATTTGGTCGATCTGCCCGGATCATCGCTTGAGGAAAGCACCCTCGCGCTGCGCGGGCAAGGCGAGGTCGCGCTACTCCATCTTTCGGTAACCGACGAAGCGGCGGTGCAAGAGGCGGTGGGCGACATGGTCGCGCGCTATGGCGGTATCGACGCGGTGGTCAATTCGGCCGGCGTCGTTGCGGTCGAGCCGGCGCTTGAGGCTTCTTTAGAGACGTTCCGCCGTGTCGTGGACATCAATCTGACAGGCACGTGGATCGTCTGCCAGGCGGTAGCCCGGCAAATGGCCGACAACGGCGGCGGCGCCATCGTCAACATATCATCCGTCTACGGCTTTCAAGGAGCGCCCAAACGCACCGCATATTGCGCCTCGAAGGGAGCGGTGATCGCGCTCACCGATTCGCTGGCGGTGGAATGGGGGCCGTTCAATATCCGCGTCAATAGCGTGGTGCCGACCGGCACGCGCACAACCATGGTGCAGGATCTGATCGATCGCGGCATATACAACGTCGATGCTGTGTCGCGGCGTACGCCGCTAAGGCGGCTGGCTGAGCCGGAAGAGGTAGCGGCTGCCTGCGGTTTTCTCATCAGTTCCGAGGCCGGCATGGTTACCGGGCATCACCTTCGGGTCGATGGCGGTTGGCTGGCCAACGGCTATCTCATGTAA
- a CDS encoding Rid family hydrolase, with translation MAKRQNISSGSQFEKAYGYSRAVKAGDTLYISGTIGMDYAAGVMPDNAVGQVRQIIKNFEPALQAAGGSLGDIVQITTYVSAPEIFKEVGPELGVIFKDITPTNAALVVGFPVPGVLVEIAAVAVIGCE, from the coding sequence ATGGCGAAGCGTCAGAACATCTCCTCAGGCTCGCAGTTCGAAAAGGCCTACGGCTATTCGCGCGCCGTCAAGGCGGGTGACACACTCTATATCTCGGGAACGATCGGGATGGACTATGCGGCCGGCGTCATGCCCGACAACGCCGTCGGCCAGGTCAGGCAGATCATCAAGAACTTCGAGCCCGCGCTGCAGGCGGCTGGAGGCTCGCTTGGCGATATCGTGCAGATCACGACCTATGTCAGCGCGCCCGAAATCTTCAAGGAGGTCGGTCCGGAACTTGGCGTCATCTTCAAGGACATCACGCCGACCAATGCCGCGCTCGTGGTCGGCTTCCCGGTGCCGGGAGTCCTGGTCGAGATCGCCGCCGTCGCCGTCATCGGTTGCGAATGA